A genomic window from Cutibacterium acnes includes:
- a CDS encoding sodium-translocating pyrophosphatase: MKRLRSCALPILLTTLALAGCGSGGQTKGGGGGEANLKLPPLNEHVGNVSGTALLWIGLVICLFGLGFGLVTYAKLQKLPVHEAMHEVSELIYETCKTYLKQQAKFLMLLWAFIAAVIVVYFLLLEHMGAKVLIILLFSLVGMAGSFGVAWYGIRVNTFANSRTAHASLRGSPWETFDIPMRSGMSIGMVLISVELTLMLFIMLVLPGDLAGPCFIGFAIGESLGAACLRIAGGIFTKIADVGADLMKIAFHIKEDDARNPGVIADCTGDNAGDSVGPSADGFETYGVTGVALITFVLGAVPDQTEQVQLLVWIFVVRVVMLIASFVSYLINNAVAKARYGTVSEMDFEKPLSSLVWITSVMSILLTVLTTRWMLGSMGDGTMWWKLSIIISCGTLAGALIPELVKAFTSTNSRHVREVVTSAREGGASLDILSGLVAGNFSGFWLGIIIVALMGASFLVSGAGSGLGDMGAMSEVKWAVFAFGLVAFGFLGMGAVTIAVDSYGPVTDNAQSVYELSTIEDIPNVSNELKKHYGFAPRWDIAKHILEAQDGAGNTFKATAKPVLIGTAVVGATTMIFSIIMMLTEGLSNAAEVNKLGLAHAPFLLGLITGGAVIYWFSGASMQAVTTGAYRAVEFIKNNMQLDQNATKASSKDSKKVVQICTEYAQKGMLNIFLGVFFAALGFAFVDPYFFIGYLISIAIFGLYQAIFMANAGGAWDNAKKIVEVDLDAKGTELHDASVVGDTVGDPFKDTSSVALNPVIKFTTLFGLLAVELAVSIGAGLLTYILAAVFILVACVFVYRSFYGMRIDSTKDPDEFGVVAKEAGSGS, translated from the coding sequence ATGAAGCGCCTACGTAGCTGCGCACTGCCCATACTTCTTACCACCCTCGCTCTAGCTGGATGTGGTTCCGGCGGGCAGACCAAGGGAGGAGGTGGCGGTGAGGCCAATCTAAAGCTGCCTCCTCTCAATGAGCACGTCGGAAACGTCTCCGGGACTGCCCTGCTGTGGATCGGACTGGTGATCTGCCTGTTCGGTTTGGGGTTCGGTCTGGTGACGTATGCCAAGCTGCAAAAGTTACCCGTCCATGAGGCGATGCATGAGGTTTCCGAACTCATCTACGAAACCTGTAAGACCTACCTTAAGCAGCAGGCCAAGTTCCTCATGCTGCTGTGGGCTTTCATCGCTGCGGTTATCGTCGTGTACTTCCTGCTCCTCGAACACATGGGCGCCAAGGTACTCATCATCTTGCTGTTTAGCCTTGTCGGGATGGCGGGATCTTTCGGAGTCGCCTGGTATGGCATTCGCGTCAACACTTTCGCGAACTCCCGTACCGCCCATGCGTCACTGCGCGGTTCCCCATGGGAGACCTTCGACATTCCCATGCGTTCTGGCATGAGCATCGGCATGGTCCTCATCAGCGTCGAGTTGACCCTCATGCTCTTCATCATGCTGGTGCTACCCGGCGATCTCGCTGGCCCGTGCTTCATCGGATTCGCCATCGGCGAGTCCCTCGGCGCGGCCTGCTTACGTATCGCTGGCGGTATCTTCACCAAGATCGCTGACGTTGGCGCTGACCTCATGAAGATCGCCTTCCACATCAAGGAAGATGACGCCCGTAACCCGGGTGTCATCGCTGACTGCACCGGTGACAATGCCGGCGACTCAGTCGGACCGTCCGCTGATGGATTTGAGACCTACGGCGTCACCGGTGTGGCCCTCATCACCTTCGTACTGGGAGCCGTTCCGGATCAGACGGAACAGGTCCAATTACTGGTGTGGATCTTCGTCGTCCGCGTTGTCATGCTCATCGCATCTTTCGTGTCCTACCTCATCAACAACGCCGTCGCGAAAGCCCGCTACGGCACGGTCTCGGAGATGGACTTCGAGAAGCCGCTGAGTTCCCTGGTGTGGATTACCTCGGTGATGTCAATCCTGCTGACCGTCCTGACTACCCGGTGGATGCTCGGTTCAATGGGAGACGGAACGATGTGGTGGAAGCTGTCCATCATCATCTCCTGTGGCACCCTGGCCGGTGCCCTCATTCCGGAGCTCGTCAAGGCTTTCACCTCAACGAATTCTCGTCACGTGCGTGAGGTCGTTACGAGCGCCCGAGAGGGAGGCGCTTCCTTGGACATTTTATCTGGCCTGGTCGCCGGTAACTTCTCCGGATTCTGGTTGGGCATCATCATCGTCGCCCTAATGGGCGCATCCTTCCTCGTCTCGGGCGCCGGCTCGGGCCTGGGCGACATGGGAGCTATGAGCGAAGTCAAGTGGGCAGTCTTCGCTTTCGGTCTCGTCGCCTTTGGCTTCCTCGGCATGGGTGCGGTGACGATCGCTGTCGACTCTTATGGTCCGGTGACCGATAACGCCCAGAGCGTCTACGAGCTGTCGACTATCGAAGATATCCCGAACGTCTCCAACGAGCTCAAGAAGCACTACGGATTCGCCCCCAGGTGGGACATCGCCAAGCACATCTTGGAAGCTCAGGATGGCGCTGGTAACACCTTCAAGGCCACGGCCAAGCCGGTGCTCATCGGTACTGCTGTCGTTGGCGCGACCACGATGATCTTCTCGATCATCATGATGCTCACCGAGGGCCTATCGAATGCTGCTGAGGTCAACAAACTAGGCCTGGCCCACGCCCCATTCCTGCTCGGCCTCATCACCGGCGGCGCCGTCATCTACTGGTTCTCCGGAGCCTCGATGCAGGCTGTCACGACCGGCGCTTACCGGGCCGTCGAGTTCATCAAGAACAATATGCAGCTCGATCAGAACGCCACCAAGGCCTCCAGTAAAGACTCCAAGAAGGTCGTCCAGATCTGCACCGAGTATGCCCAGAAGGGCATGCTCAACATCTTCCTGGGTGTGTTCTTCGCAGCCCTCGGGTTCGCTTTCGTCGATCCGTACTTCTTCATCGGGTACCTGATCTCGATTGCCATCTTCGGCCTTTACCAAGCCATCTTCATGGCCAACGCCGGTGGCGCTTGGGACAACGCAAAGAAGATTGTTGAGGTGGACCTGGATGCCAAAGGCACTGAGCTGCATGACGCTTCGGTGGTTGGTGATACCGTTGGCGACCCGTTCAAGGACACCTCATCGGTGGCCCTTAACCCGGTCATTAAGTTCACAACTCTTTTCGGCCTGCTAGCCGTGGAGTTGGCAGTGTCAATTGGTGCCGGTCTGCTGACCTACATTCTTGCCGCGGTGTTCATCCTCGTCGCTTGCGTCTTCGTCTACCGTTCCTTCTACGGCATGAGAATTGACTCGACGAAGGATCCTGACGAGTTCGGCGTCGTCGCTAAGGAGGCTGGCAGCGGGTCGTGA
- a CDS encoding ABC transporter ATP-binding protein: MTLDPHAPTEVLLLEDVRVTFGHVIALDGLSLTAATGAITAVLGPNGAGKTTMMRCCTSLISPDSGRIDVLGHAPGSPEAAAATGLMPQSAGAWSGIRAGELLHYMAGLHANPIDPDLLIEALAITPFARTTYRRLSGGQQQAVNLAAALVGRPKLVFLDEPTSGMDPHARHHTWDIVEQMRHDGVSVVLTTHNMDEAQRLADHVWIVDRGRVATHGTVLELTAESSLEDVFLTHTSDRAAGRN, from the coding sequence TTGACTCTGGACCCTCACGCTCCAACAGAAGTCCTGCTTCTCGAGGACGTGAGGGTCACGTTCGGTCATGTTATTGCCCTTGATGGTCTGAGTTTGACCGCTGCCACCGGCGCTATCACCGCTGTGCTAGGCCCCAATGGTGCGGGTAAGACGACGATGATGCGCTGCTGCACATCTCTCATCTCTCCCGACTCTGGACGCATCGACGTACTTGGCCATGCCCCAGGCAGCCCCGAGGCCGCCGCTGCCACCGGACTTATGCCTCAGAGCGCCGGTGCCTGGAGCGGCATCCGAGCTGGCGAGCTATTGCACTACATGGCGGGTCTGCACGCCAATCCCATCGACCCGGACCTCCTCATCGAAGCGCTAGCGATTACCCCTTTTGCGCGCACCACCTATCGACGCCTCTCCGGCGGCCAACAGCAGGCCGTCAACCTTGCCGCCGCCCTGGTTGGCCGCCCCAAGCTGGTATTCCTCGATGAACCGACCTCAGGGATGGATCCTCACGCCCGCCATCATACGTGGGATATCGTTGAGCAAATGCGTCATGACGGGGTCTCCGTCGTGCTCACTACCCACAACATGGATGAGGCTCAACGGCTGGCTGATCACGTCTGGATCGTCGATCGCGGCAGGGTCGCAACTCATGGAACTGTGCTAGAGCTCACCGCTGAGTCGAGTTTGGAAGATGTGTTCCTCACTCACACTAGTGACCGCGCAGCAGGGAGGAATTGA
- a CDS encoding ABC transporter permease has protein sequence MTAQQGGIDMTTLDLRPAPQAAPAAARVRNHALTEVRLVMRNGEQLLLALVIPIGIIVAGRFLGGRVGLTMDVLAPSVLALAIWSTCFTSQAIMTGFERRYGVLERLSATPLGRSGLLAGKAMAYSVISLAQVILLVIVSLALGWHPHGSGLAWLPTLVSVALAMMTFGLAALAMAGSLKAEVTLGLANLVYIVGLVAGAVVWPLVDYPKAIRPVIAALPTTALGESLRAWGVGYTLWWPLASLAGWAILLGLLARKVFTWIS, from the coding sequence GTGACCGCGCAGCAGGGAGGAATTGACATGACGACACTCGATCTCCGCCCCGCACCTCAGGCCGCACCGGCTGCTGCACGCGTGCGTAACCACGCTCTCACCGAGGTGCGTCTGGTGATGCGCAACGGTGAGCAGCTGCTACTGGCTCTCGTCATTCCCATCGGGATCATCGTCGCCGGGCGCTTCCTGGGCGGCCGGGTCGGACTGACGATGGACGTCTTAGCACCCTCAGTGCTGGCGCTCGCCATCTGGTCGACATGTTTCACTTCCCAAGCGATCATGACCGGTTTTGAACGTCGTTACGGGGTGCTCGAACGATTGTCCGCAACCCCGTTAGGTCGGTCGGGTCTGCTAGCTGGCAAGGCGATGGCTTATTCCGTTATCAGTCTCGCTCAGGTGATACTGCTTGTCATCGTCTCTTTAGCGCTGGGCTGGCACCCCCACGGTTCCGGCCTGGCCTGGCTCCCAACCCTGGTGAGCGTTGCGCTCGCCATGATGACATTCGGGCTCGCCGCACTGGCAATGGCCGGCTCTCTCAAAGCCGAAGTCACTCTCGGACTGGCCAACTTGGTATACATCGTCGGTCTGGTTGCAGGAGCCGTAGTGTGGCCGCTGGTGGATTACCCAAAGGCCATTCGCCCCGTCATCGCTGCCCTGCCTACTACTGCCCTCGGAGAGTCACTGCGTGCCTGGGGAGTTGGATACACTCTGTGGTGGCCACTAGCAAGCCTGGCAGGCTGGGCGATTCTGCTCGGACTGTTGGCCCGAAAGGTGTTCACGTGGATCTCATGA
- a CDS encoding COX15/CtaA family protein, translated as MTARDRRLYGWCIAALVTNMGIVVTGAVVRLTGSGLGCNTWPHCTAGSFTPHEAMGIHSFVEFGNRLLTFVLVAVAIGALVRCYRIKITAQLMALCWINLVSIALQAVIGGVSVRVGLNPFVVALHLLMSVAIILVNVKMIWLVGPHSSEAVDGLTMGLVRATVAMMCVVMWLGTVVTGSGPNAGDSGSARTGFNIETVARLHGISVWITVALTIACLVIATTRHLAMMRRWSIILVSVEIYQAIVGYSQYFAHLNPWLVIWHMVGVSLAAAAVGALWCSVRPMPSPVLNRQS; from the coding sequence ATGACTGCCCGGGATCGTCGTCTGTACGGCTGGTGTATCGCAGCTCTCGTTACCAATATGGGCATCGTCGTCACGGGTGCAGTGGTACGTCTGACCGGATCGGGCCTGGGCTGCAACACCTGGCCCCACTGCACCGCCGGATCGTTCACCCCACATGAGGCGATGGGAATTCATTCCTTCGTCGAGTTCGGCAACCGGCTCCTCACCTTTGTACTTGTGGCGGTCGCTATCGGGGCTCTCGTGCGCTGTTACCGGATCAAGATCACAGCTCAACTCATGGCCCTTTGCTGGATCAACCTGGTGTCAATCGCTCTACAAGCTGTCATCGGTGGAGTTTCAGTGCGGGTGGGCCTTAATCCCTTTGTGGTGGCCCTGCACCTGCTGATGTCGGTGGCGATCATCCTTGTCAACGTCAAGATGATCTGGCTGGTCGGCCCCCATTCCAGTGAGGCCGTTGACGGACTCACGATGGGCCTAGTGCGAGCCACGGTGGCAATGATGTGCGTTGTCATGTGGCTAGGAACGGTAGTGACGGGGTCAGGGCCCAATGCCGGTGATTCGGGCTCAGCGCGCACCGGGTTCAACATCGAAACCGTCGCGCGGCTGCACGGCATCTCGGTGTGGATCACGGTGGCACTGACGATCGCCTGCCTGGTCATCGCCACAACCCGTCATCTAGCCATGATGCGTCGCTGGAGCATTATTTTGGTGTCGGTGGAGATCTATCAGGCGATCGTCGGATATTCGCAGTACTTCGCCCACCTCAACCCGTGGCTAGTTATCTGGCACATGGTTGGCGTGTCCTTAGCAGCAGCGGCAGTCGGGGCCCTGTGGTGCAGTGTGCGTCCTATGCCCTCGCCGGTACTCAACCGGCAGTCCTAA
- a CDS encoding sialidase family protein: protein MTLTTKLSALTTAGIMVVIGVPMVTQSAMASGRAPAPVAATTQPKLVTGDITSTDQSGTNLFFGKKIVRNARGAIMKVDRTWPAAVPAPLPDVRADSSTRMLLGPVVDLAVNEHPEGVFYRIPALATASNGDLLASYDLRPGSAGDAPNPNSIVQRRSRDNGRTWGPQTVIHAGTPGRRKVGYSDPSYLVDPATGRILNFHVKSYDRGFATSEVGTDPDDRHVLHAEVSTSTDNGHTWTHRDITREITSDPTTRTRFVASGQGIALLHGPHAGRLIAQMTVRNSVGQQAQSIYSDDHGITWHAGNPVGRMMDENKVVELSDGTLMLNSRDAARSGRRKVAYSQDGGLTWGPVKLVDDLIDPTNNAQIIRAYPNARAGSAKARILLFTNARNATERVNGTLSVSCDDGRTWVSHQTYMPGEVGYTTAAVQSDGALGVLWERDGIRYSTIPMGWLNSVCPLAPSGRPTSGKPTSGTSLPPTATPSGSLHGGASSRPTSLPHTGD from the coding sequence ATGACTCTGACCACGAAACTGAGCGCGTTGACCACTGCCGGAATCATGGTCGTCATCGGGGTTCCCATGGTGACGCAGTCGGCTATGGCATCAGGCAGGGCTCCGGCCCCAGTTGCGGCCACCACCCAGCCGAAACTCGTCACGGGTGATATCACCAGCACCGATCAGTCGGGCACTAATCTCTTCTTCGGTAAGAAGATCGTCCGCAACGCCAGGGGAGCCATTATGAAAGTCGACCGGACATGGCCCGCAGCAGTGCCGGCACCTCTGCCGGATGTTCGTGCTGATTCGAGCACACGGATGCTCCTTGGCCCCGTCGTGGATTTGGCTGTCAATGAGCATCCGGAAGGCGTTTTTTACCGAATCCCAGCCCTTGCGACCGCTTCGAACGGCGATTTGCTGGCTTCCTACGATCTGCGTCCGGGGAGCGCCGGCGATGCGCCTAACCCCAATTCCATCGTGCAGCGCCGCTCTCGCGACAATGGTAGGACGTGGGGTCCGCAAACCGTCATCCATGCCGGGACCCCGGGTCGCAGGAAGGTGGGATACTCCGATCCTTCCTATCTCGTCGATCCAGCCACGGGCCGCATCCTCAATTTTCACGTGAAGTCCTACGACAGAGGATTCGCCACATCGGAGGTGGGCACGGACCCGGATGATCGTCATGTTCTGCACGCCGAGGTCTCTACCTCGACCGACAATGGACACACCTGGACCCATCGGGACATCACGCGCGAGATCACCTCGGATCCCACCACTCGAACACGATTCGTGGCATCAGGGCAGGGCATAGCGTTGCTCCACGGCCCCCACGCTGGACGTCTCATTGCCCAGATGACGGTGCGCAACAGCGTCGGCCAACAGGCCCAGTCGATCTATTCCGATGATCACGGCATCACCTGGCATGCTGGCAACCCGGTGGGCCGAATGATGGACGAGAACAAGGTGGTGGAACTGTCCGACGGTACCCTCATGCTCAATTCCAGGGACGCAGCCCGTTCCGGTCGGCGCAAAGTGGCCTATTCCCAAGACGGTGGCTTGACCTGGGGGCCGGTGAAGCTGGTCGATGACCTCATCGACCCCACCAACAACGCCCAGATCATTCGGGCCTACCCCAATGCCCGGGCCGGGTCGGCGAAAGCCAGGATCCTGTTATTCACGAATGCCCGCAATGCCACGGAACGGGTAAACGGTACTCTCTCGGTCTCCTGCGATGACGGACGGACATGGGTCAGTCACCAGACCTACATGCCCGGGGAAGTCGGATACACCACGGCAGCGGTGCAGTCCGACGGGGCGTTGGGCGTTCTGTGGGAGCGCGACGGTATTCGGTACTCCACCATTCCGATGGGGTGGTTGAATTCCGTGTGCCCGTTGGCTCCTTCCGGGAGGCCGACTTCTGGAAAACCAACTTCCGGCACATCTCTCCCGCCCACTGCAACTCCCTCCGGTTCTCTTCACGGAGGTGCCTCGTCGCGTCCCACTAGTTTGCCGCACACAGGAGACTGA
- a CDS encoding heme o synthase, producing MPFSISKDTVSNQTTHVATAPASQRPDPVETKLEQEQGRPRLSSRDVVHAYVALTKPRIIELLLITTLPVMFLASHGLPKLGLAIATMVGGLFAAASANVFNCVIDVDIDQKMRRTRRRPLPRHQVPRRSALIYGIILEIIATIILGFGANWLSAGLALIANLFYVFVYSMLLKRRTWQNTIWGGIAGCFPPLIGWTAVTGSVRWEPLVLFFIVFWWTPPHTWALSFRYREDYEAAGVPMLPVVRDAPEVTIQILIYTVMTVATSLVLWPVAHMGWIYVVVAVASGAVFIVEAAQLLRRANAGLRDALLKPMGLFHWSNTYLSLLFLAIAVDPLIHL from the coding sequence ATGCCTTTCTCGATTTCGAAGGACACCGTGAGCAACCAGACGACGCACGTGGCGACGGCGCCAGCCTCTCAGCGTCCCGATCCTGTCGAGACTAAGCTGGAGCAGGAGCAAGGTCGTCCCCGGCTGTCGAGTCGTGACGTAGTGCATGCCTATGTCGCTCTGACAAAGCCACGCATCATCGAGTTGCTCTTGATAACAACCCTACCGGTGATGTTTCTGGCCTCCCATGGTTTGCCGAAGCTCGGTTTGGCGATCGCGACGATGGTTGGTGGACTTTTCGCTGCTGCCAGTGCCAACGTGTTCAACTGTGTCATTGACGTCGATATTGACCAGAAAATGCGTCGGACTCGGCGCCGTCCTCTCCCGCGTCATCAAGTGCCGCGTCGCAGTGCCCTTATTTATGGAATCATACTGGAGATAATTGCCACTATCATCCTGGGATTCGGCGCGAACTGGTTATCAGCTGGGCTGGCGTTGATTGCCAACCTGTTTTACGTTTTCGTGTATTCGATGCTGCTCAAGCGTCGTACCTGGCAAAACACTATTTGGGGCGGTATTGCCGGATGCTTCCCGCCCCTTATCGGTTGGACCGCTGTCACCGGAAGCGTGAGATGGGAGCCGTTGGTGCTCTTCTTCATCGTTTTCTGGTGGACCCCACCGCATACTTGGGCGCTGTCCTTCCGGTATCGCGAAGACTATGAAGCCGCTGGCGTGCCCATGCTCCCGGTGGTCAGGGATGCCCCCGAAGTGACCATCCAGATCCTCATCTACACCGTGATGACGGTGGCGACCTCCTTGGTGTTGTGGCCGGTGGCCCATATGGGGTGGATCTACGTCGTCGTCGCAGTGGCGTCAGGCGCGGTATTCATCGTCGAGGCGGCCCAGTTGCTGCGCCGTGCCAATGCTGGCCTGCGTGATGCCTTACTCAAACCGATGGGTCTATTCCATTGGTCGAATACTTATCTGTCATTGCTCTTTTTGGCTATCGCGGTTGATCCGCTCATTCATCTGTGA
- the zwf gene encoding glucose-6-phosphate dehydrogenase — protein sequence MAGRDAPGSTTRAISGLRGDRVNPLRDPSDRRLPRVAGPCVLVMFGVTGDLSRKKLMPAVYDLANRGLLPPGFGLVGFARRDWEDEDFAKVVHDAVAERARTPFREEVWEQLLEGIRFVRGEFDDNDAFERLANTIRELDEERGTGGNHAFYLSIPPRSFETVISQLKRHGMTGHDSSHWSRVVIEKPFGHDLESARDLDEIISSAFSPESVFRIDHYLGKETVQNIMAFRFANQIFEPIWNNHYVSHVQITMAEDIGIAGRAGYYDGIGAARDVIQNHLLQLMALTAMEEPTSFDAKQLCAEKTKVLAAIQPPDDMFAQTCRGQYVAGRQGGERVRGYLEEDGVGPRSRTETYAAVRLTIDNRRWAGVPFYLRTAKRMPRRVTEVALNLQRAPHLPFSDTAALGTNAVVLRIQPDEGVTLRFGAKVPGTQMELRDVTMDFAYGSSFTEASPEAYERLILDVLLGDPPLFPQHEEVELAWKILDPVLDFWAESNTPPCEYPAGSWGPSEADEMIARDGFIWRRP from the coding sequence GTGGCAGGTCGAGACGCACCAGGAAGCACCACCAGAGCGATTAGCGGACTGCGTGGCGACCGCGTCAACCCATTGCGGGACCCCTCAGACCGCAGACTGCCACGCGTCGCCGGGCCGTGCGTTCTAGTCATGTTTGGGGTTACCGGTGACCTTTCACGCAAGAAACTCATGCCAGCTGTCTACGATCTGGCGAACCGTGGCCTACTCCCACCAGGTTTTGGCCTGGTGGGTTTCGCCCGTCGAGATTGGGAGGACGAGGACTTCGCCAAGGTCGTACACGACGCCGTGGCCGAGCGTGCCCGTACCCCTTTCCGCGAGGAGGTGTGGGAGCAACTACTCGAAGGCATTCGGTTTGTCCGCGGCGAATTCGACGATAACGACGCCTTCGAGAGATTAGCTAACACCATCCGCGAACTTGATGAGGAACGAGGCACTGGGGGTAATCACGCCTTCTACCTGTCGATCCCGCCGAGGTCTTTTGAAACGGTCATAAGCCAGCTCAAACGTCATGGCATGACCGGCCACGACTCCTCTCACTGGAGCAGAGTCGTCATTGAGAAACCCTTCGGACACGATCTGGAAAGTGCCCGCGATCTCGACGAGATCATCAGCAGCGCCTTCAGCCCAGAATCGGTATTCCGCATTGACCACTACTTGGGCAAAGAGACCGTCCAGAACATCATGGCGTTCCGGTTCGCCAACCAGATCTTCGAGCCGATTTGGAATAACCATTACGTTTCGCACGTCCAGATCACCATGGCAGAGGATATTGGCATCGCTGGTCGGGCTGGTTATTACGACGGCATCGGAGCCGCCCGTGATGTCATCCAGAACCACTTACTGCAACTTATGGCACTGACCGCCATGGAGGAGCCGACGAGTTTCGACGCCAAGCAATTGTGCGCGGAAAAAACCAAGGTTTTAGCTGCGATTCAACCGCCTGACGACATGTTCGCCCAAACCTGCCGCGGCCAATACGTGGCTGGTCGTCAAGGAGGCGAAAGGGTGCGCGGCTACCTTGAGGAAGACGGAGTCGGTCCTCGCTCCCGCACCGAAACCTATGCCGCTGTGCGGCTGACCATCGACAATCGACGCTGGGCTGGAGTTCCGTTCTATCTACGCACTGCCAAGCGAATGCCTCGACGAGTCACTGAGGTCGCCTTGAATCTGCAGCGCGCCCCGCATCTACCCTTCTCAGATACCGCAGCTCTCGGCACCAACGCCGTCGTACTGCGTATTCAGCCTGATGAGGGAGTTACTCTGAGATTCGGCGCCAAAGTGCCCGGCACCCAGATGGAACTTCGCGATGTCACCATGGACTTCGCGTATGGATCTTCCTTCACCGAGGCCAGCCCGGAAGCTTACGAGAGACTCATTCTTGATGTTCTCTTGGGCGACCCGCCACTGTTCCCCCAACATGAGGAGGTCGAATTGGCTTGGAAGATCCTTGACCCGGTACTGGATTTCTGGGCCGAGTCCAACACTCCCCCGTGCGAATATCCGGCCGGTAGTTGGGGACCGTCGGAGGCTGACGAGATGATCGCCCGCGACGGGTTCATCTGGCGCAGGCCTTGA
- a CDS encoding glucose-6-phosphate dehydrogenase assembly protein OpcA has protein sequence MIVTLNDTTASKIGGAIVEARRTVGSGSGLVHTLICICDSSHFDAAFEAARDAARQHPSRLLMVVTTRSRKDKLDAEVHAGEGTPGDVIVLRFSGAMAKRPASVILPLLLSDSPVIAWWPFSGPDDLASDPIGALADRRITDSAADKDPCKALIRRAAHLTEGDSDLCWARTTSWRALAAAALDQHPATVESARVESAAGNAPAMLLAAWLGLRLGVPVERVTTDAPGISAIVMSTSGGDIEIRRRSGRYAVYRIPGEPARGVALDRREVQMLIGEELRRLGPDKVFTAVMAEIHDGAGRISLTNDRDES, from the coding sequence ATGATCGTCACGCTCAACGACACCACCGCCTCGAAGATTGGTGGGGCCATCGTGGAGGCCCGTCGTACCGTTGGTTCTGGATCTGGGTTGGTTCACACCCTCATTTGCATCTGTGACTCTTCCCACTTCGATGCCGCCTTCGAGGCGGCCAGGGATGCCGCCCGTCAGCACCCGTCACGCCTCCTCATGGTCGTGACGACGCGTTCTCGTAAGGACAAGCTTGACGCCGAGGTGCATGCCGGTGAAGGCACCCCCGGGGATGTCATCGTGCTGCGGTTTTCCGGAGCCATGGCGAAGCGTCCTGCCTCAGTTATCCTTCCGCTGCTACTCTCGGACTCCCCCGTCATTGCGTGGTGGCCCTTCTCCGGCCCTGATGACCTCGCCTCGGACCCCATCGGAGCCCTTGCAGACCGCCGCATCACCGATTCGGCAGCTGACAAAGATCCGTGCAAAGCCCTCATACGCCGTGCGGCTCACCTGACCGAGGGTGACTCCGACCTGTGTTGGGCTCGCACCACCAGCTGGAGAGCCCTAGCCGCAGCAGCTTTAGATCAACATCCAGCGACCGTCGAGTCCGCTCGAGTAGAGTCAGCCGCCGGTAATGCGCCGGCGATGCTGCTGGCAGCCTGGCTAGGATTGCGTCTCGGCGTCCCGGTCGAGCGGGTGACAACCGACGCGCCCGGCATCTCCGCGATCGTCATGTCGACCTCAGGTGGTGACATCGAGATACGCCGTCGCAGCGGCAGATACGCCGTCTACCGGATCCCGGGAGAACCAGCGCGCGGAGTAGCCCTGGACCGTCGTGAGGTACAGATGCTCATCGGTGAGGAGCTTCGTCGGCTCGGCCCCGACAAGGTGTTCACCGCTGTCATGGCTGAAATTCACGATGGGGCGGGCCGAATCTCATTGACAAATGATAGGGATGAGTCATGA
- the pgl gene encoding 6-phosphogluconolactonase, producing MTSRRLMRYQSTQGLAEGVAHRLVQTIVRIQAAQERIDLCLTGGRIANIVYAAMEDVPECAKIRPDQLHVWWGDDRFVPTGHPDRNSLQALSLLSSAIRLDPSKTHVMPAADGKADPDEAAYSYAQELGGVVFDICLLGMGTDGHVASLFPGHPSFNPTTAALAVGVTDAPKPPPDRLSVTMPVINRSKRVWFLVSGPEKAEAVEKVFAGDESLPATWANGTIETSWMVDHDASIGLPRYNCSL from the coding sequence ATGACAAGCCGACGCCTCATGCGGTACCAATCCACCCAGGGGCTGGCCGAGGGGGTTGCCCACCGGCTAGTACAGACGATCGTCAGGATTCAGGCCGCGCAGGAACGTATCGACCTGTGTCTCACCGGCGGGAGGATCGCCAATATCGTCTATGCCGCTATGGAAGACGTTCCCGAATGCGCCAAGATTCGTCCGGACCAGTTACACGTCTGGTGGGGTGACGACCGATTCGTCCCCACCGGTCATCCCGACCGCAATTCCCTACAAGCTCTGTCCCTATTGTCGTCAGCTATCCGTCTGGACCCTTCAAAGACCCACGTTATGCCCGCCGCCGACGGCAAAGCCGATCCCGACGAGGCCGCCTATTCCTACGCCCAGGAGCTCGGCGGCGTCGTCTTCGATATTTGTTTGCTGGGGATGGGTACCGACGGCCATGTTGCTTCCCTGTTTCCAGGCCATCCCTCCTTCAATCCCACAACGGCCGCGCTGGCTGTTGGTGTCACGGATGCTCCCAAACCTCCGCCGGATCGTCTCTCAGTTACGATGCCCGTCATCAACAGGTCGAAACGAGTCTGGTTCCTTGTCAGTGGGCCCGAAAAAGCTGAGGCTGTCGAGAAGGTTTTTGCTGGAGACGAGTCCTTGCCGGCTACCTGGGCCAACGGCACTATCGAGACGAGTTGGATGGTCGACCATGACGCCTCGATCGGTCTACCAAGGTACAACTGCTCGCTGTGA